The proteins below come from a single Mya arenaria isolate MELC-2E11 chromosome 8, ASM2691426v1 genomic window:
- the LOC128243233 gene encoding myogenesis-regulating glycosidase-like — translation MLNLHWRRLRSKYPWIQLLKSWRCWLMIVFTAVLLFYACASYGQSPNMFQALQTISMVWVGDIEFDFLTGLYFLKQGKDVYLRGSMPDAQQMDGRPVHCGDYNKSHHLCASWIPKVKLEVELHTDEHAVCHTLTWSAGYDNYKPHTCFSMSDTNWYGGSLFSDQKWPLNKVDLPFQAYRTRNLENSVSGENLVGNVLDWFWINSHGVAVIVDSSYPLHVSINQPDKLLCFYSQSDYMSVLQYKVCKAGNLKKIHRYVLSKFVHLPMQLPKDEVFQKPIWSTYPMYKNSVNQENLLTFSKDVMDKELERGVMDIHDVALSLFNSDPFARTKFMNSHQSLMYVRDYGFETFLSVSPFVNVSMKTFNESVFLKDSYNNPIVLDYHGIKTYVIDLLSEHTYNWFVEQLKGILVQFGLDGYHLTGGEMEYLEFNVEKHFKTNNINIELYAKRYSSIAQKFYTKTISSFAVQSQRSAVIVQISSNVSSWTSKGGINSVIPSVLTLGILGYPYVIPNIVGGPGVYKTNSSSSEGNLGVPDRELYIRWLSLAAYMPCMAFSFPPWMYSEEVMQIAKKFIDVHKNVVAPHVIKAAREYESTGAPVIRPLWWSDPIDPGLQTVDDQFTVGDDLLVAPVLSLGQTHRDVLLPHGRWRDELSGKEVEGKTMLQGVHVPLGQIATYTRVKT, via the exons ATGCTGAATTTACACTGGCGGAGGCTGCGGTCCAA ATATCCATGGATACAGCTGCTGAAATCTTGGCGTTGCTGGCTGATGATTGTGTTCACCGCTGTGCTGTTATTTTATGCGTGTGCCTCGTATGGCCAGTCACCAAACATGTTTCAGGCACTACAGACCATCTCAATGGTCTGGGTCGGGGATATCGAGTTTGACTTCCTCACAGGGCTTTATTTTCTGAAACAAGGTAAAGATGTGTACCTGAGAGGCTCCATGCCGGACGCCCAACAGATGGATGGAAGGCCTGTCCACTGTGGAGACTACAACAAAAGTCATCATCTCTGCGCCTCATGGATTCCGAAGGTTAAACTCGAAGTAGAACTTCACACCGATGAACATGCTGTGTGCCATACATTGACCTGGTCTGCAGGGTATGATAACTACAAACCACACACTTGCTTTTCAATGTCGGACACAAACTGGTATGGTGGATCATTGTTTTCGGATCAGAAATGGCCTCTGAACAAAGTAGACTTACCTTTTCAAGCTTATAGAACCAGGAATCTTGAGAATAGTGTAAGTGGTGAAAATTTGGTGGGAAATGTATTAGACTGGTTTTGGATTAACTCACACGGGGTTGCTGTGATTGTGGACAGTAGTTACCCTTTGCATGTAAGCATAAACCAGCCTGATAAACTTCTATGTTTCTATTCACAGTCAGATTATATGAGTGTTTTGCAGTATAAAGTTTGTAAAGCTGGCAATCTGAAAAAAATCCATAGATATGTGTTGAGTAAATTCGTTCATTTACCGATGCAGCTTCCGAAAGATGAGGTCTTCCAGAAACCTATATGGTCCACATACCCAATGTATAAAAACTCAGTGAATCAAGAGAATCTTCTGACATTTTCCAAAGATGTAATGGACAAGGAGCTTGAAAGAGGTGTCATGGATATCCATGATGTCGCCCTATCTCTTTTTAACAGTGATCCTTTCGCTAGGACAAAGTTTATGAATTCTCATCAGTCTTTAATGTATGTGAGGGATTATGGTTTTGAAACTTTCCTTTCAGTGTCACCTTTTGTAAACGTATCAATGAAGACTTTCAATGAGTCCGTATTTCTTAAAGACTCCTACAACAATCCGATAGTGCTTGATTACCACGGAATAAAGACCTATGTGATTGACTTACTTTCAGAACATACTTATAATTGGTTCGTAGAGCAGTTGAAGGGTATACTCGTTCAGTTTGGACTTGATGGATATCATTTAACTGGAGGCGAAATGGAATACTTAGAATTTAATGtggaaaaacattttaagaccaataatatcaatatagAATTATATGCAAAGAGATACAGTAGCATTGCTCAGAAGTTTTATACTAAAACAATTTCATCTTTCGCTGTTCAAAGCCAAAGAAGTGCAGTGATAGTTCAAATATCTAGTAATGTGTCGTCATGGACAAGTAAAGGTGGAATTAACTCTGTCATTCCCTCAGTATTAACTTTAGGTATTTTGGGGTACCCTTATGTGATACCAAACATTGTGGGAGGGCCTGGGGTTTATAAAACCAACTCATCGAGCTCAGAGGGTAATCTCGGTGTTCCAGACAGGGAGTTATACATACGTTGGCTGTCTCTGGCTGCATACATGCCATGTATGGCGTTCTCGTTTCCACCATGGATGTACAGTGAGGAGGTGATGCAGATTGCCAAGAAGTTCATTGATGTTCATAAGAATGTTGTGGCTCCTCATGTTATCAAAGCTGCCAGGGAGTATGAGTCCACTG GTGCCCCAGTGATAAGGCCACTATGGTGGTCAGACCCGATAGACCCAGGGCTGCAGACCGTTGATGATCAGTTCACAGTTGGTGACGACTTGCTAGTCGCACCTGTGCTGTCCTTGGGGCAAACCCATCGGGATGTTCTGCTGCCGCATGGGCGTTGGCGAGATGAGCTCTCTGGGAAGGAGGTGGAAGGGAAAACCATGCTGCAAGGAGTTCACGTGCCGCTTGGCCAGATAGCTACATACACACGTGTCAAAACTTAA
- the LOC128242336 gene encoding uncharacterized protein LOC128242336 produces MTTGRLILRVLVTLTLLFKGSRSDNPCVDLDPNGCKANPHLCQDPLLAEVTCPVTCRTGCSINPTSASISTTTTPTPIHPTSEVVGGHLTGQIPVGSNLIIFNDSDAWNHGRITGIRMLCGQYLLAMAIQYNGVWAQRHGFWAGNCATNQTWTPIHFFEEDEWIQHAELTGSWFTSSVTFTTNKRRLETCGIPEAVKFREGGRLEFVSGKFGCFFDRLQLHWSSYVSL; encoded by the exons ATGACGACAGGAAGACTTATTTtaa GAGTTctggtgaccttgaccctgtTATTCAAAGGTTCAAGGTCAGATAATCCGTGTGTGGACCTGGACCCCAATGGATGCAAAGCCAACCCCCATCTATGTCAAGATCCTCTTCTCGCTGAAGTCACATGTCCTGTCACGTGCCGTACCGGATGCA GCATCAATCCTACCTCTGCATCTatctccaccaccaccactccAACCCCCATACACCCAACATCCGAAGTGGTAGGTGGTCACTTGACGGGCCAAATTCCAGTGGGTTCCAACCTCATCATATTCAACGACTCCGACGCCTGGAACCACGGGCGAATCACCGGCATACGGATGCTGTGCGGACAATATTTGCTCGCCATGGCGATCCAGTACAATGGGGTGTGGGCACAAAGGCATGGATTCTGGGCCGGCAACTGTGCGACCAACCAAACATGGACGCCTATTCACTTTTTTGAAGAGGACGAGTGGATACAGCACGCAGAGTTGACGGGCTCGTGGTTCACATCCAGCGTCACATTCACCACCAACAAGCGGCGGCTGGAGACATGCGGGATACCCGAGGCAGTCAAGTTCCGCGAGGGTGGCAGACTGGAGTTTGTGTCTGGGAAATTCGGATGCTTCTTCGACCGCCTCCAGCTTCACTGGTCCTCTTATGTTTCTTTATAA